The genomic window CAGGGCTAGAAAGGCGGCGATGGTCGAGCCCGGCTGGGCCTGCATCGGATTGGCGGTCTGGGCGAAGCTGAGCGTCGTCTGCAGCGACACGATTTCGCCCGCCGTCGCCAGGGCGCTCATGAACATGCGTAGCAAAAGGCCGATCATCAGGCCCACGACCACCTCGCGGATGATCCACCCGACCATCAGCCCCATGCTGTCCGGCAGGCCCGGCAGCGAACCGCGCACCACCGGCCACAGCGCCAGACTGATGACCAGGGCCAGCGACAGTCGCACGCGCGGGGGCACATAGGCCTCGCCAAAGCCGGGGATCAGCATCAGGATCGCCGCGATCCGGGCGAAGATCAGCCCCCCGGCCCAGACCTGATCGGCGGTCGCATAAGCGTCCACTACATCCCCGCGATGCGGGCCGCGATCTGGCGCATGAAGCCGCCTAGCAGGGCGCCCATCAGCGGCAGGAACAGGATCAGCGAAACGAAGATGGCGATGATCTTGGGCGCATAGATCAGGGTCTGTTCCTGGATCTGCGTCAGGGCCTGAAACAGGCCGATCACCACGCCGACGACCAGGCCGACCAGCAGCACCGGCAGGCACAGCTGGATCGTCAGCCAGATGGCGTCGCGCCCGACGTCCAGAACTTCCGCGCCGTTCATCGGCTGCTCCCGCAAACTACTGGGCAGAAAATGCCGACAGGATGGTTAACAGGCCGCTAACCAGACGCGTCTTCGTCCAGACCTGACCACGGAAAAATCTCGCGTTCGGCCTTGAACGGCGCCGCTTCGATGCCGACTTCCCCGCCTTCGCCTTGGGGAGCGCCATCCATTCGATTTCAGACGAATTAGACGAATTAGACTCTCTTTTTCCGACTTCGCCGTCTGAACGCGCGCGCGCCTCGTAATGTGGCGGCTCGCCCCTCCCCTTCCCTCAAGCGCTCCGCTATCTAGGCCGCCATGACCGACGCCCCCGCCTCCAAAGTCTCCCAGGCCGACGCCGAAGCCGCCGTCCGCACCCTGATCGAATGGGCCGGCGACAACCCGGATCGCGAAGGTCTGCTGGAAACCCCCGCCCGCGTCGCCAAGAGCTATCGCGAGCTTTTCCAGGGCTATGAGGTCGACCCCCTCTCCTATCTGGAGAAGACCTTCGAGGAGACGGGCGGCTACGACCAGCTGGTCGTGCTGAAGGACATCCGCTTCGTCAGCTTCTGCGAGCACCATATGCTGCCGGTCGTAGGCAAGGCGCACGTCGCCTATCTGCCGACGGACCGCGTCGTCGGCATCTCCAAACTGGCCCGTGTGGTGCGCGGCTTCGCCCGCCGCCTTCAGATCCAGGAAAAGATGACCTCCGAGATCGCCGAGGCCATCCAGACCGTCCTTCGCCCCCACGGCGTCGGCGTCGTCATCGAGGCCGAGCACAGCTGCATGACCCTGCGCGGCGTCAATGCGCCCGGCGCCAGCCTGTCGACCAGCCACCTGATCGGCGTCGTCCGCGACGACCCCCGCACCCGCGAGGAGTTTCTGCGCCTGGTGCGGGGCTAAGAGGATGCGCGGGCGCAGCGCGGCAGGGGTAGCCCTGGCACTCCTGTGCACAATAATGACGGGCTGCGCGACGCCTGGTGAAAGGATGACCGGTTCGGCTCCTCCCGGCGGCAAGGGGGCGGCGATCCTGTCTGGATATATCGTCCAGCACGACGCCGTGAACCGGTCTGGCGACGTTCTAATCCGCAAGATCGATCCCCAGACAGGTCATTTCCTGCCCGCGGCGCCGGACACCATAGCCAAGTTCGCCTTGTTGCCAGCTTTCAGATTTGAGGACGTGCTGCGTCGCGGCGATCCAGCCGGACGTTCGCGTCTACACGCCGACGACTTGACGCCGATCGTACTGGCCCCGGGACTTTGGGCCGTCGAACGGGCGTGGACGAGTTCGAACAACGCAAACCTGATCATGTCGAGCAGCAGTCTGACCGGCCAGGAGCGCGGCCTTCTGGACACCTGGGGGTTCGAAGTGTTCCCGGGCCAGATCGTTGCTTTGCCGCTTCTGGCTGTGAGCCCGCAGGAAGCAATGGGCCGGCCGGGACCGGCTTCTGTCATCCCTGAAACAGAAGGCGCCGCCAGACTTGGCGAGGTTTCCACCCAAGGCGCGTCTGCAGTCGCTGTTCAATGGCGATCTGTGTCGGTTCCTTGCCCCGAAATTCGATACGAAGGACTTCAGCTCAGGGGCGAAGTGGAATGCGCTCCCCGATAGCAGCCCGATCTCGGCCCATCTCTTGCGGTGAACAGGCATAAGGAGGCGCTGACGATGCCCTGGTCCCTGATTTCGACCCGCAATGAGACAGTTCAGATCGCGCGCGGCGGCTGGCTGGACGCGCTGCGTTTCATCGTGGCCTTCCTGATCATCCTGCATCACTTCCAGGCCGCCGGTCCCGAGCCGCTCGCCCACCTGATCAATCCGATCTTCGAACGCGGCGGCTTCCTGCTGACCAACTTCTTCCTGATCGACAGCGGCTATGTGCTGATGCGCGTCTATGGCGCGGCGGTGGACAAGGGTCGGATGTCGCCCGGCGATTTCTTCCTGAAGCGGTTCCTGCGCGTCGTGCCCGCCCACCTGATCATGGGTTTGTCGCTGGTCGCCTTCGTGCTGCTGGCTACCGCCGCCGGCTCGCCGCCCCGCAATCCCGAATGGTTCGCCTGGGATCAGCTGCCGGCCCAGCTGCTACTGCTGCAATCCTATGGCGTGCATGGCGGCCTGGGCTGGAACGCGCCGACCTGGTCGATCTCGGCCCTGATCGGCTGCTATCTGGCCTTCCCCTGGATCATTCGCGGCCTGATGCGTCTGGGTCCGTGGTCGGCCCTGGCCGTCGGCGTCGGCGTCTATCTGGTCGCCAACCAGCTGTGCTGGTCGTTCCTCGGCTACCCCGTCTATCAGATGCCGATGCGCTACGGCATCATCCGCGCCCTGCCGCTGTTCTTCCTGGGCATGTGCCTGGCCTGGTTCGCCCAGAAGGTCTGGATCGCCCCGCGTCTGGCCGGCTGGGCCGGGGTGCTGGCCGCCGTCGGCTTCTTCGCGCTTCAGCTTCACGACAAGCACGCCCTTGTCGCCCTGACCCTGATCTCGATCATCATCCTGGCCGCCGGCGCCGTGCCTGTGACCAAGCCCTCGAAGTGGGTCGAGACCGCCGCCATGGTCTCCTTCTCCATGTTCATCTCCAACGAGGTGGTCCGCATCGTCTGGTTCGGCGTGGTCAATGCAGTCGAGGCGCGCGTCGCCTTGCCCCTCTTCGTTCAATGGGGCCTGTGGGGCCTGGGCGTCATCGCGGCGGTCGCCTTCGCCTTCGCCTTCCACTTCGCGATCGACAATCCGATCCAGACCCGCATCCGCGCCTGGCTGAAGCGTCGCAGCGCTCGTCGCGGCAAGGCGCAACCCAAGCTCGGCCCGG from Brevundimonas fontaquae includes these protein-coding regions:
- the fliR gene encoding flagellar biosynthetic protein FliR, which encodes MDAYATADQVWAGGLIFARIAAILMLIPGFGEAYVPPRVRLSLALVISLALWPVVRGSLPGLPDSMGLMVGWIIREVVVGLMIGLLLRMFMSALATAGEIVSLQTTLSFAQTANPMQAQPGSTIAAFLALLGVTLLFATDTHHLFIAGMVGSYRLISPAQPLMMADFTQMAVRTLGDSFLLGVQLSAPVLVFALIFNLASGLVARVMPSFQVYFAAAPLSVILGLSIFALSLGALGTLFIDRYRRLAEYFVLGGPGG
- the fliQ gene encoding flagellar biosynthesis protein FliQ; the protein is MNGAEVLDVGRDAIWLTIQLCLPVLLVGLVVGVVIGLFQALTQIQEQTLIYAPKIIAIFVSLILFLPLMGALLGGFMRQIAARIAGM
- the folE gene encoding GTP cyclohydrolase I FolE, which encodes MTDAPASKVSQADAEAAVRTLIEWAGDNPDREGLLETPARVAKSYRELFQGYEVDPLSYLEKTFEETGGYDQLVVLKDIRFVSFCEHHMLPVVGKAHVAYLPTDRVVGISKLARVVRGFARRLQIQEKMTSEIAEAIQTVLRPHGVGVVIEAEHSCMTLRGVNAPGASLSTSHLIGVVRDDPRTREEFLRLVRG
- a CDS encoding acyltransferase family protein, with amino-acid sequence MPWSLISTRNETVQIARGGWLDALRFIVAFLIILHHFQAAGPEPLAHLINPIFERGGFLLTNFFLIDSGYVLMRVYGAAVDKGRMSPGDFFLKRFLRVVPAHLIMGLSLVAFVLLATAAGSPPRNPEWFAWDQLPAQLLLLQSYGVHGGLGWNAPTWSISALIGCYLAFPWIIRGLMRLGPWSALAVGVGVYLVANQLCWSFLGYPVYQMPMRYGIIRALPLFFLGMCLAWFAQKVWIAPRLAGWAGVLAAVGFFALQLHDKHALVALTLISIIILAAGAVPVTKPSKWVETAAMVSFSMFISNEVVRIVWFGVVNAVEARVALPLFVQWGLWGLGVIAAVAFAFAFHFAIDNPIQTRIRAWLKRRSARRGKAQPKLGPVISIDG